In Pseudoliparis swirei isolate HS2019 ecotype Mariana Trench chromosome 22, NWPU_hadal_v1, whole genome shotgun sequence, the DNA window ACCATGGCATCTGTCTTGCAGCAGAACTGAGGAAAGATTAATGTCTGGTGGTTAGTTGTTGTATTCATCAACTCATATCAGTGATATCGAAGGTGACAAGTTTTGACTCAAAGAAATCTTAACAAAGTCCCATTCAACCCGTTAATCATCAACAACATGGTTCTTGAGAAATAAATGCTTCTGTGCAGTGTCCATCCAGTGGCACGATGGATGCAGCAGAGTTTCGGTGCAGAGGGAAGGAGATGGTGGACTATGTAGCCGACTACCTGGAGAACATCGAGCAGCGTCCGGTCAGCGCAGATGTGGAACCGGGGTATCTTCGTTCCCTGATCCCCACTGAGGCCCCACTGGAGCCTGATAATTATGATGACATTATCAAAGATGTGGAGAGGGTCATAATGCCAGGGGTGAGGTTATACTTTTGTTGATTTGTGGATGCACACAATGGAATTATAGTGGCATGGATTCATATGTGTTTTTCTGCAGCGTAATTTAGATTAGTCAGCAATTTGAAAGCAATACTGGTTTAGAAAAGATAGCTTTCCTATTCTGGAATTATGACAATAGATTTAGAAATGTATTCAAGTAATCTGACTATAACTAGCTGCGTAACTGTATTCCCCTATTAAAAAAGAGTGGCATTAGTATTAAGATAATATGTCCATGTGTTCAACACACTTAAGTAATTtactataacaataataaagcaAAGATGTTTCAAAGTAGCTTTTTAACCCAGCAGTAGTTGATTTGAATTTATTTCATTAGATGAAAGGAAATTGTCGTATCTTCTCGCCAGccggaggatgatgatggaattgatgatgaagaaagAGGTTCGATGGACAACAGCACTTCGCAAGAATATTGAGTTTATTCTTAACAAGTTCAGGTCAGGGAACAAACGCCTGCAGGCCGTTTGGAGTACTTTCAGGCACCGAATGGAGAAAGACTATCGAACATGCATTTTAACATACGTTTTATACACAACAAACGAGGTGGAGTTTATTGTTACCGGCCTTCGTGGACCAATCATATGCAGGCATaatgaattgttctgtgcgcatttgttAATCTGTGTGCATttacaattattgagactgatcaaTTAAGACATGTCCATCAACTCAATTAGAGTAACTAATACAAGGGAGGTCAAGTTTTTCTGGCAACATGGTGGTTCACTGGTTACTTAACAACGTAATTAATTATAGTAGCACAATTATTTTGAACTGTTGTCTGAGACAAGGAAAGATACAATGGAATTTGAAAgtgtctttccttttttccctatgaaagggttttttctatttcttgggagtttttcctgatccgatgtgagatcctgggacagggatgtcgtatatgtacagattgtaaagcccttaaATTTGTAATGTGCgatattgggctctacaaaataaactgaattgaattgaattgaatcaagtGCCATGagtgtgttagagagagagatacagatggAAAGAGAAGGTGGAAGATTATTGCGTGAAtgttcaattcagtatatttgtatagctcaatatcgcacattacaaatttgagggctttacaatctgtacatattgacatccctgtcccagaacctcacatcggatcaggaaaaactcccaaacaacccttcacggggaaaaaagggaagaaaccttcaggagagcaacagaggaggatccctctccaagatggacaggtgcaatagatgccttgtgtacagaaggaatcattatacacaaattaaaacacagtaacaacacaatcaaaatgtatgaatggttggcatattccacgatccagacctcgatgatcaatcagagacgtgaagtcaaaaggactccggagaggaagcaaagttagtaatgtgcaatagagagatgaaaattcatccataagcttgtaaattattaataatttactcagaaagtaaataataaacttggAAAAGAAAAACTGCAATTGCTCTTGAGGATAAGGGGTTTCATACAGGTATCtattgcaataaaaaaaactggaTTTTACTTTTAGCATTTTACATAGAGATTTATTTGTGGCTAAAAAGGTGCCAGTCCGTTAAAGCAACTACTGTGGTATCCGGTCTACCAAAAATGAGGACCATTGTTCTCTATTAACAAAACTGTAATATATAACAATAGTTATTTTGGCAACTTCTTGCTCCCAATGACAAACTATAAGATTAGTCTTCTTCTCTAATTCATTATGTGTATGTTTAATCTTTTTCCAGATCACCCACTGGCACAGTCCATACTTTTATGCCTACTTTGCAGCTGCAAACTCTTACCCTGCCATTTTGGCCGACATGCTATGTGGAGCCATTGGCTGTATTGGATTCTCCTGGGTAACAAACACTTTGCTGTGACTCTGTATCCAACACTGTATTCTATTATATATAGTTAATATTTGTGTGGTGTTATGCGTGGCGTTTTCAGGCTTCCAGCCCAGCCTGTACAGAATTGGAGACAGTGATGTTAGATTGGCTGGGGAAGATGCTAAAGCTGCCAGACGATTTTATAGCCGGGACTCTTGGCCACGGAGGAGGTGTCATCCAGGTGCGTTTCTTTTGTGTGATTTTATGCCTCCCTGCAGAAAGGTTTTCTGGCAGCCAAACGAGTCAAACCAACCCTTCTAACATTCATACTCTTCTGTGGTTTTCAACATGTGTTAAGTCAAAGGCTGACATTTTATATGCTCACAACTGAGGTCTCCCTGAAAACATCAGCAATTTGTGTAGTATTGAGTTGtcgtctttttctctccctgatTCCCACCGGCTGAAAATTGGTAAGAAATTGCCTTTTCAATATGTCATCTATAGGCAGAtggagattgggattgttttgtGTGGCAAGAAGCCAAACACTAGTTTAGTGTTCCATTGACTGAAAcggagtagcagcagcagcagaagaggctatcaatatatgtgtgtgcatgacacTCTGATGACAGATCTTTTCATGCCTCTTTTATTGTGaccacctgagtgtgtgtgtgtgtgtgtgtgtgtgtgtgtgtgtgtgtgtgtgtgtgtgtgtgtgtgtgtgtgtgtgtgtgtgtgtgtgtgtgtgtgtgtgtgtgtgtgtgtgtgtgtgtgtgtgtgtgcgtgcgtgtgcacgcGCGCTCATCTGGCTCattgtgcttttgttttgtcttgccACGCTCCTTTTTAAGTGCAGCTTACCAGCTCACTATGGCAACTAATGGGGCTCTTCTCGCTGCAGCAGGGCTAATGAGTGTTGTCACAGCACATTGCAAGACTATTGTTATAAACCTTaagagggaaaaaagaggaaatgggATGTTTTCAAAAAGACCCTTCTGGTGACCTTAGATTTCGCTTTTTACCCATGTGTCACTGAGACTTTCCTATTATTAAAATGaactaaaaataacaaaagcTTGTAGAGTTTAATTGACATCAGAAAAAATAACAACGTTGTGAAATCCTTCTACAGTTGCTTCTGCATTAAAATGGTGAAGACACACACCTGTAGTTTGAATGCATGCATCATCTTGAGTCGTGGATCATCACGCCTTATCCTTAAGAGCAATTGCAGGGTTTTTTTCTAAATTGGCAACAGGTTTCCAAAGCTTATTGGGGGATCAATGTGAGCTGGTGGACTTTAAATAAAGGCTACCAGGTTCAGAGTTTATGAGTAaacaggaggacaggaagtacactTGGGTATGTTTAGAAGCTTGAGGTTTACCTTGTTTGGTTGCTTCAAACTGTCCTTGCATTTGGTTCACTTCCTTTGAGCAGCTAGAGCCATGTTAATCACAAAAATTGGATAGACACTTTGATTCATGGATCCATTTAGTTTGGTCCCTAACCTCTTAAGAATCAGCTTAATGTTACTCTGCAGTTGCTTTTTCTGACACAAATGACATGTCCATATTAGCCTGCTTGTCTGTTGATTGATTTGTGCATACTGATTGAAtgatttaaactttttattGACTTTCTTATATTGTAATGTCCCAAGATACCTCAGAAGGCATGATTCACTTCATTATGTTGTCAAACAATTCTtactgcactcaaaaaaacgattcaagcccttcttagaggtgacacatttaaatattgtttgatacatttaaataaatcaattacaaaacgaagatatttattttgaatgggtgtaacacaaaatgtatgaatactttcatttattagatttatttaggttacactcacaaaaacgattcaagcccttcttcgaggtgacacatttaaatattgtttgatacatttaaataaatcaattacaaaaatagatatttatatttaatgggtggaacacaaaatgtatgaattctttcatttattagatttatttaggttagatggtgtgcatatcaactcaaaataaatgtgtttcattgaggactaccctttgcgcatgcgccagctgaaaatcagttgtttacaaggtgaagacactttcagggctgtacggtggtgtagtggctagcaccgtcgcctcaaagccaaaggtctgtgtgttcaattcctagtcggggctttccttctgtgtggagtttgcatattttcttagttagttaattagtttatattttgagttggacaaacacaaattaatttaatttaatgaatatcgttattttattttagatgtatttgatacaaatgagttggactaacttaattacattgtattgcactgatgtgctaaatttgagttggagttgcatataattattggatggaaaacctgccaacaatttaattgagttcatccaatgagacatttctttgagtgtgctgGCTGCAGGTGAAGACTCAGATGTGTTCTCTAATGAGGATTTGGAGTTGTCACTACAACATAGCTAACATCCATTAGAGAGGATATCAGCTATGTGTGTTTGCAAAAGGTGTTGGTGTAATTGTATTTATCAATAGGAATTGAAGAGGATTAATTATTCGCACATCAGAGGGcaggcacatgcacagatagacccctagtggtgctcaagcaccagcccttttgccctggatgagaaaagtgccctttctgctggagcccctttttttttcattcaccaGTAttgaagaataaaagttactctctctgtcatcaggTCCCCCCAaatcttgtgagaatttcgccccgacatgctcctcgGCGCTcactaaaacaataaacaaaaaactcacgaaatccgtggtttcacagccttgtccagctgtttactgacgtcatgtttaatgaacagagagagggagagatatacaggcaggcatcttctttgtgttgtatTCATGCTATTgagacaatttcgaaagtatgttgaacttattaattcatttgataaatgtcacaataattcacagctagaaaattGCAGCTAAACTATGATTGCTATCCTTGTTTTATgcggtatgtttctctttgtgttgtctgttccagttttacaaagatcaatcttgtatgagcattgcagagggtgaaaagagtaaacgcaagaaaaaacaacaactacttatatatatagaaatatcagactgaggctttataacttttttacagaggtttgatatttaccggcatgaccgagcggtcgaggttagtaagttgtttattatatggcatttttcgctcctatcattttgtaaataaaagttaaaaaaatttaaaaatgtcattgttaatagaaaacaatttcatttcgtttagctctcatgtcttctcatgacaaaatgtgtttcaattacttgctaacttcaagttacagtgatcaatataaatattattttgccGATGGCTGCCCTttattttggtttgagcacctgccccccaaaatgtctgtgctcgTGCCTGTCAGAGGGCCATCACAGCAGCATCAGTACCGAAAAAGGAGAAGCCTACATATTATCCATAGATCCTGCTTGGATCTTTGTCATGGTAgaatgttttaaaaatggaaatcaCACTCATATTTATCATGCACACAAACAGGCAATCATATTGAGCCCCATGATGGTCACTGCAAGATATTTTGCATTCCCTCGCTATATCTTTTGCATTCTCGTGTAAATCATTTTGCATTTTTTCACAATACTTTGTGTTAATTTGCAATAGTTTTCTTCTTCCATTCTTTCTCAGTTATACATCTAGATCCTCTCAGCTGCTCCCAGTGCAATGGTGCATTAATAAGATGCAACAACCTGTACACTGAATCAAATTAGACCAAAAGTAGGATTATGTAAATATAGGAAATGTTTGAGTCTGGTTTAAACAGTGCTTTACAAATTCCCTCTAATTCTCCAACAGGGCACAGCCAGTGAGGCAACCCTGATGTCCTTGCTCGCTGCTCGCTGTAAAGCACTCAGAAAGATTCAGGCCGCCAACCCCGAAATATTAGAAAGTGAAATTCGACCCAAACTGGTGGCGTACACCTCTGAGCAGGTAAGCACAAACACTTATTTCCAATCACACTTTTGCCATGGTTAATGCAAAGGCTAAGCTAACTCTGATTCTAATTTGAATCACATTTTTTACTTAACTTGTGCGTTTTTAATACTTCCTTAGATATGTTCTCAGTCAACAAGGTTCAGTAACAGTGACATAGTTATTCAGTGATTTTGTGAGACAGAGTCATTCAGGCAGTAGCTAGCTCTGGTCAGGTTTAATACCAGGCTGACTGATTGGTTTAGGAAGTCGCCTGAGGGCCACACAGACCTTTATAGGGAGAACAGTTTGTTATGTTTCTACTGAAGAACACCATTCAAATCTAATCTCAAGTTGAACATGCCTTGTGTGTATTTCTTTCTGCTTAGTATTATATTGTAGATGATTAGGGCTATAGCATTGACGCTCTGAAGTTTAGTAGGTGCCACAAAACATTTCACCATATAAAATCATTCATTAACCATGAATAAGAAAAAATCTGTTACGGTTTATCTTCTTACCAACCGCAGGAGGTGATTGAACCCTGTGATCAAACGACTTGCTGATTAACATTACATTTTTCACAAACATTGCATATCTTTCCGAAGGCTCATTCCTCAGTGGAGCGTGCTTCTCTGATTGGAGAAGTGACGATGAGGATGGTTCCCACAGATAGCACCTATGCTGTCAGAGGGAGCACGCTTAAGAagatgttggaggaggacaaagCGGCTGGACTCATCCCTTTCTTCGTAGGAAAAGACAAAAATCAGCAACCATCCAGCCGACTATCACTAAGCTATtgcacaaagacagacacaaaaaTCAACTCCATCTCATCATTAGAtatgattattttttcattGAGTTACACCCATAAGTCATTGCATTCTGTTGCTACACACTTAAACACAGGCTCACTTAAATACAGTGATACAATATGTGTGATGCTGCTGTGCACACCCTAATGataacattgtttttgtttaaccTAAAGTATCTGGTTAAGGACAATAACCAGAGGTGAGATCCTGgtacagggatgtcgtatgtgtccagattggaaagcccgctgaggcaaattcgtaaattgtgatataaaataaactgaaattttTTTTGACCCACAAATCACTATCAGGGAATAAGAGTCAGATTGGAATAATCTGTGTGTATCAAAAGTGGCGTCCAGATCTACGTTTGAATAAACAAATTGTCTATCTGCTTGTACAAAAACCATTTGTTACACTAGCTGCAATAACTttgaatttgtattttatagtttttttcaaCCTTGTTAATATCCAATCTTTTCATTGTTGTGacattgaaaaaagaaaatggcatgGGTAACCAAGCACTTTAGGGTTTTAATGATTTGTATGTTGGTGTCTTTCAGTTCTGTGCAACCCTTGGCACCACAGGATCCTGCGCTTTTGACCATATTACCGAACTGGGGCCACTATGTGAGTAAACCATTGCATCAGAATACACTTTATGGGTTTTTTTTACAAGAGGAAAAGGATTGTCATGCCCCATTGGCTTGTATTAGCTTTACAACACACACTTTGATTTGAGAATCGCTAAGGAACATCCAAACCATAAGGATGTCCTGGTGTATGTAATGATCCTGAATAATACCTACCTATAAATAGATAACTtcaattcataaattgatgtatTTTGAATAAATGTTTGTAGAAATCCATAGTTGGATTGCCAGAAGTAAATATGTTACGGATGTTAATAACCcctctgttttgtgtgtgttccaggtaATAAGGAAAATGTGTGGATGCACATTGATGCAGCATATGCAGGGAGTGCATTCATCTGTCCTGAATTTCGCCCTTTGTTGAATGGCATTGAGGTGTTTAAAAAATTGCAAGCGTTCACGTTCACACAGTGCATGAACACTTTAACACAACAGAGTTTTGACAGATTTTCACCTTGATTATCCGAATATGTGTGGGACGTATTTAATATGGTTTAAGTGCAGTCAATAAGTGTGCATCCACCTGCATTGATGCAAGATGTTGCTGAATGACAAGACAACATCTTTCTGTTTCATTGGTTGTGAGATATATCTCATAGCATCTATGAAAGAAAACAATAACTGCATCCTGATTATATCCAGCtgctttatttctgtttttaaaatagCATAACGTTAATGTCATggaggaaacatgcaggaacGAGTAATAGGCCAAACAATTGGCATTAGTGCGCGAGCATCAATGTGCAGCTGTTGCTTCCTGAGCTGTGCAGAGACGCAGAGATAAGGACAGAGTAATTTCCTGAGGCAGTGTTCGACCTTTATATATATCACTGTGTATTAGACATACTCTGTTGCTGGGGAGAAAACAGACTTGACTGTAAAAGAACCAACTGTTGTTTCAACTAAAGTTAGGTATTGTATATGAACAGTGACATATTTTGCTCTCAAAATCTTGCCATTTTACAATTTGTAGTATCTTTTAACGCAATGGGAAAATTGATATTACGGGTCATTATTGAAGAAAGTGGAGAGTGGATTATTAAATGTACCATCTACGTTGAGATACAGTTAGTATATTCCATATACCGCAGTTATAGTATATGATTTTGAAGCATTAACAACTCAAACAATGTTGGATTAGGACATGAAGGTGGAACTCAGTTTTTTAGGATGACAGGTGCAGCCCTGCCGAAGGGCTGGTTGCTAGGATATGGGTGATGGCGAGCAGGCAACCAGCCCCCTTTAAATCAGTCAGCATGGCAACTGTCAGCC includes these proteins:
- the ddc gene encoding aromatic-L-amino-acid decarboxylase isoform X1, which encodes MDAAEFRCRGKEMVDYVADYLENIEQRPVSADVEPGYLRSLIPTEAPLEPDNYDDIIKDVERVIMPGITHWHSPYFYAYFAAANSYPAILADMLCGAIGCIGFSWASSPACTELETVMLDWLGKMLKLPDDFIAGTLGHGGGVIQGTASEATLMSLLAARCKALRKIQAANPEILESEIRPKLVAYTSEQAHSSVERASLIGEVTMRMVPTDSTYAVRGSTLKKMLEEDKAAGLIPFFFCATLGTTGSCAFDHITELGPLCNKENVWMHIDAAYAGSAFICPEFRPLLNGIEFADSFNFNPHKWLLVNFDCSTMW
- the ddc gene encoding aromatic-L-amino-acid decarboxylase isoform X2, which translates into the protein MDAAEFRCRGKEMVDYVADYLENIEQRPVSADVEPGYLRSLIPTEAPLEPDNYDDIIKDVERVIMPGITHWHSPYFYAYFAAANSYPAILADMLCGAIGCIGFSWASSPACTELETVMLDWLGKMLKLPDDFIAGTLGHGGGVIQGTASEATLMSLLAARCKALRKIQAANPEILESEIRPKLVAYTSEQFCATLGTTGSCAFDHITELGPLCNKENVWMHIDAAYAGSAFICPEFRPLLNGIEFADSFNFNPHKWLLVNFDCSTMW